A window of the Synechococcus sp. LTW-R genome harbors these coding sequences:
- a CDS encoding pyruvate dehydrogenase complex E1 component subunit beta yields the protein MAETLLFNALREAIDEEMASDPHVCVMGEDVGQYGGSYKVTKDLYEKYGELRVLDTPIAENAFTGMAVGAAMTGLRPIVEGMNMGFLLLAFNQISNNMGMLRYTSGGNFTIPAVVRGPGGVGRQLGAEHSQRLEAYFHAVPGIKIVAVSTPTNAKGLMKAAIRDNNPVLFFEHVLLYNLSEDIPEGDYTCALDQADLVKEGSDVTILTYSRMRHHCLKAVEQLEKEGVSVELIDLISLKPFDMETISRSIRKTHKVLVVEECMKTGGIGAELIALITEQCFDDLDARPIRLSSQDIPTPYNGTLENLTIIQPHQIVEAAKALKAGQV from the coding sequence GTGGCAGAGACCCTTCTCTTCAACGCCCTGCGTGAGGCCATCGACGAAGAGATGGCCAGTGATCCCCATGTCTGCGTGATGGGGGAAGACGTCGGTCAATACGGCGGTTCCTACAAGGTCACGAAGGATCTCTACGAGAAGTACGGCGAACTGCGGGTTCTGGATACCCCGATTGCAGAGAATGCCTTCACCGGCATGGCCGTCGGTGCCGCGATGACGGGCCTTCGGCCCATCGTCGAAGGCATGAACATGGGCTTCCTGCTGCTCGCGTTCAACCAGATCTCCAACAACATGGGGATGCTCCGCTACACGAGTGGCGGCAACTTCACGATTCCCGCCGTGGTTCGCGGTCCCGGCGGCGTGGGCCGTCAGCTCGGGGCTGAGCACAGCCAGCGCCTCGAGGCCTACTTCCATGCGGTGCCCGGCATCAAGATCGTGGCGGTCAGCACCCCAACGAACGCCAAGGGCCTGATGAAGGCGGCGATTCGCGACAACAACCCCGTGCTGTTCTTCGAGCACGTGCTGCTTTACAACCTCTCGGAAGACATTCCTGAAGGGGACTACACCTGTGCCTTGGACCAGGCCGATCTGGTCAAGGAAGGCAGCGACGTCACGATCCTGACCTACTCCCGCATGCGCCACCACTGTCTGAAGGCCGTGGAGCAGCTGGAGAAGGAGGGCGTCAGCGTTGAGTTGATCGACCTGATCAGCCTGAAGCCCTTCGACATGGAGACCATCTCCCGTTCGATCCGAAAGACCCACAAGGTTCTGGTCGTCGAGGAGTGCATGAAGACCGGGGGTATCGGCGCTGAGTTGATCGCTCTGATCACCGAGCAGTGCTTCGACGATCTCGATGCCCGCCCGATCCGCCTGTCCTCCCAGGACATCCCGACCCCCTACAACGGCACCCTCGAAAACCTGACGATCATTCAGCCGCATCAGATCGTGGAAGCGGCCAAGGCGCTCAAGGCTGGCCAGGTCTGA
- a CDS encoding Y-family DNA polymerase, whose translation MADALGLIDANNFYASCEQAFDPALLGRPVVVLSNNDGCVVSRSSEARQLGIGMGKPYFQIADELQRHGVVVRSSNYALYGDMSHRLMSSLEPFVAELEVYSIDEAFIRLPRPHNGDLIPWATALRSRIRHNLGLPIAIGLSTSKVLAKVANHIAKGDRQHAGVFDLSLPGETTSWLKQTPVEDLWGVGRRLSRWCRLRGISTAQQLRDMPSGELRAKAGVVGLRLQLELQGISCLPLEQQARDKQETCVSRSFSRPVTTEEELRQAIASYISRGAEKLRRQRQRAGRLTVFARTSPFAPGFYSQAASISLPLASNDTGVLLRAACRMVPSLYRPYKRFAKAGILLQDLQPESQLQHHLLQPLSQVEQQRREALMASIDQLNRRYGSGTVQWGACGLQPAWLMRREQLSRAATTRLNDLPTVWAR comes from the coding sequence ATGGCTGATGCCCTCGGGCTGATCGATGCCAACAACTTCTATGCCAGCTGTGAGCAGGCCTTCGATCCAGCACTGCTCGGCCGCCCCGTCGTGGTGCTCTCCAACAACGACGGCTGCGTGGTCTCCCGCAGCAGTGAGGCCCGGCAACTCGGCATTGGCATGGGCAAGCCCTACTTCCAAATCGCCGACGAGCTGCAACGGCACGGTGTCGTCGTGCGCAGCTCCAACTACGCCCTCTATGGCGACATGAGCCATCGGCTGATGAGCAGCCTGGAGCCCTTCGTCGCCGAGCTGGAGGTCTATTCGATCGATGAAGCCTTCATTCGCCTGCCCAGGCCGCATAACGGTGACCTCATCCCCTGGGCCACGGCCCTGCGCAGCCGGATCCGCCACAACCTGGGCCTGCCCATTGCCATCGGTCTCTCCACCAGCAAGGTGCTGGCCAAAGTGGCGAACCACATCGCCAAGGGGGATCGGCAACACGCCGGGGTCTTTGACCTCAGCCTCCCCGGGGAGACCACCAGCTGGCTCAAGCAGACCCCCGTGGAGGACCTCTGGGGTGTCGGCCGGCGCCTGAGCCGTTGGTGCCGGCTGCGGGGCATCAGTACGGCGCAGCAACTGCGGGACATGCCCAGCGGAGAACTGCGGGCCAAAGCCGGGGTGGTGGGCCTGCGCCTGCAACTGGAACTGCAGGGCATCAGCTGCCTGCCCCTGGAGCAGCAAGCCAGAGACAAGCAGGAGACCTGTGTGAGCCGCAGCTTCAGCCGCCCCGTCACCACCGAAGAGGAACTGCGCCAGGCCATCGCCAGCTACATCAGCCGCGGCGCGGAGAAGTTACGGCGGCAACGGCAACGGGCTGGCCGGCTCACGGTGTTTGCCCGCACGAGTCCCTTCGCCCCCGGCTTCTACAGCCAGGCCGCCAGCATCAGCCTGCCCCTGGCCAGCAACGACACCGGCGTCCTGCTGCGGGCCGCCTGCCGGATGGTTCCCAGCCTCTATCGGCCCTACAAACGCTTTGCCAAGGCCGGAATCCTGCTGCAGGACCTTCAACCGGAGAGTCAGCTGCAACACCACCTCCTGCAACCCCTCAGCCAGGTCGAGCAGCAGCGCCGGGAGGCCCTCATGGCCAGCATCGATCAACTGAACCGTCGCTACGGCAGCGGGACGGTGCAGTGGGGCGCCTG
- a CDS encoding DUF3082 domain-containing protein, whose amino-acid sequence MSETQSDSQDLAKAEKAGDAAVSPKPRKGPISFLTGSLTSFGLGWLALQLSAKVVGYYAEHPPHYEARFAQSIAVFMKTLMVGMSFLATFTFAFVGLGLFLTFIRSLLPGWKQAEETP is encoded by the coding sequence GTGAGTGAGACCCAGAGCGACAGCCAAGACCTCGCTAAGGCGGAGAAGGCCGGCGACGCGGCGGTCTCCCCGAAGCCGCGCAAGGGGCCGATCAGCTTCCTCACCGGTTCATTAACCAGCTTTGGCCTGGGCTGGTTGGCGCTGCAGTTGTCGGCCAAGGTGGTGGGTTACTACGCCGAACATCCGCCCCACTACGAGGCGCGCTTTGCCCAGAGCATTGCCGTGTTCATGAAGACCCTGATGGTCGGCATGAGCTTCTTGGCGACGTTCACCTTTGCCTTCGTCGGCCTGGGGCTGTTTTTGACATTTATCCGGAGCCTCTTACCGGGTTGGAAACAGGCCGAAGAAACCCCCTAG
- a CDS encoding LexA family transcriptional regulator produces MQLLGPPREEPQELRLPLAASTVAAGFPSPADDYIDVGIDLNETLIRHPSSTFFLRVSGDSMVDAGIQHGDLLVVDRSLEARPGQIVVAVLDGAFTLKRLARHQGRLRLEAANSAYPPLELHHCGDVQIWGVAIHAIHSLSAHG; encoded by the coding sequence CTGCAACTCTTGGGCCCACCGCGGGAGGAGCCCCAGGAGCTGAGGCTGCCCCTCGCCGCCAGCACCGTGGCGGCGGGTTTCCCCAGCCCGGCCGATGACTACATCGATGTAGGCATCGACCTCAACGAAACCCTGATCCGCCACCCCAGCAGCACCTTCTTCCTGCGGGTGAGCGGCGATTCAATGGTGGATGCCGGAATCCAGCACGGTGATCTGCTGGTGGTGGACCGCAGCCTCGAAGCCAGGCCGGGCCAGATCGTCGTGGCCGTGCTCGATGGGGCCTTCACCTTGAAGCGCCTCGCCCGCCACCAAGGCCGGTTGCGGCTCGAGGCTGCCAACAGCGCCTATCCCCCGCTCGAACTGCACCACTGCGGCGACGTCCAGATCTGGGGTGTGGCGATCCACGCCATTCACAGCCTCTCCGCCCATGGCTGA
- the rsmA gene encoding 16S rRNA (adenine(1518)-N(6)/adenine(1519)-N(6))-dimethyltransferase RsmA, whose amino-acid sequence MSFAAHRARKRFGQHWLKDQSVLDEILRAAELTAADTVLEVGPGRGALTERLLESAASGVHAVELDRDLVAGLQERFGANPRFALTEGDVLAVDLPAATAVVANIPYNITGPLLERLVGRLDRPVAEPYRRLVLLVQQEVGERIRARPGSSAFSALSVRMQLLARCSTVCPVPPRCFQPPPKVMSEVVALDPLPVEQRLDPALAKTVEMLLRRCFAARRKMLRNTLSGLVDAEQLLALTEEAEIGLQQRPQEVAPEHWVRLAAGLNRLTS is encoded by the coding sequence ATGTCCTTCGCGGCCCACCGCGCCCGCAAACGCTTTGGTCAGCACTGGCTGAAGGACCAGTCCGTGCTCGATGAGATCCTGCGGGCTGCTGAGCTGACCGCTGCGGACACCGTGCTGGAGGTGGGACCCGGCCGCGGAGCCCTGACGGAGCGGCTGCTGGAGTCCGCTGCCAGCGGGGTTCATGCGGTGGAGCTGGATCGTGATTTGGTGGCGGGGCTCCAGGAGCGCTTTGGCGCCAATCCCCGCTTCGCGCTCACCGAAGGGGATGTCCTGGCAGTGGATCTGCCGGCGGCCACCGCCGTGGTCGCCAACATCCCTTACAACATCACAGGCCCTCTGCTGGAGCGCCTGGTGGGTCGCCTGGATCGCCCGGTGGCCGAGCCCTATCGCCGTCTGGTCCTCTTGGTGCAGCAGGAGGTGGGCGAGCGGATTCGGGCCCGTCCTGGCAGCAGTGCCTTCTCGGCCCTGAGTGTGCGCATGCAGTTGTTGGCGCGCTGCAGCACGGTCTGCCCGGTCCCGCCCCGCTGCTTTCAACCGCCTCCGAAGGTGATGAGTGAAGTGGTGGCCCTCGATCCGCTGCCGGTGGAGCAACGGCTGGATCCCGCCCTGGCCAAAACGGTGGAGATGCTGCTCAGGCGCTGCTTTGCGGCCCGCCGCAAGATGTTGCGCAACACCCTCTCCGGTTTGGTGGATGCCGAGCAGCTGCTGGCCCTGACCGAGGAGGCGGAGATCGGCCTGCAGCAGCGTCCCCAGGAGGTGGCCCCGGAGCATTGGGTGCGACTCGCGGCGGGCTTGAATCGGCTCACCTCCTAA
- a CDS encoding YraN family protein produces MSQRRGNWAEQRALRLLRAAGWTLLAQRWRSRWGELDLLLHKPQRLLLVEVKGRTRCGPDGWGVGALHAGKRRRLESSLQLWLQQHPEYQDCRWEWVCALVPLPPSRRPVRWLPWV; encoded by the coding sequence GTGTCGCAACGGCGAGGAAATTGGGCGGAACAGCGGGCCCTGCGCTTGCTGCGGGCTGCGGGTTGGACTCTGCTGGCCCAGCGCTGGCGCAGCCGCTGGGGGGAATTGGATTTGCTGCTGCATAAACCGCAACGGCTGCTGCTGGTGGAGGTCAAAGGCCGGACCCGGTGCGGGCCGGACGGTTGGGGGGTGGGGGCCCTCCATGCCGGCAAGCGGCGGCGGCTTGAGAGCAGCCTGCAGCTGTGGTTGCAGCAGCACCCCGAGTACCAGGACTGCCGCTGGGAGTGGGTCTGTGCCTTGGTGCCCCTGCCCCCCAGTCGCCGGCCCGTGCGTTGGCTGCCTTGGGTCTGA
- the ispE gene encoding 4-(cytidine 5'-diphospho)-2-C-methyl-D-erythritol kinase, with product MAELQVSAPAKINLHLEVLGLRPDGFHELAMVMQTLDLADSLSLRPTADGAVTLHCDRADLPTDGNNLIVKAAELIKQRVGLPELGVAMVLTKRIPIGAGLAGGSSNGAAALVGLNTLWGCGFSSAQLAAMAAELGSDMPFCIDGGTQLCFGRGEVLESAALAQPPTLGVLLIKHPDSSVSTPWAYKQCRDQFGADYLSGEEAFEQRRQALRQATLLQALSGNGPLPAIRNDLQKVVEPEVTSVRGGLSILRRANGALAVAMSGSGPSLFAVFPDRGGAEAAQNQLADDLAAGGFESWVCCCTGSGATLV from the coding sequence ATGGCAGAGCTGCAGGTCAGCGCCCCCGCCAAGATCAACCTGCATCTCGAGGTGCTCGGCCTGCGCCCCGACGGCTTTCACGAGCTAGCGATGGTGATGCAGACCTTGGATTTGGCCGACAGCCTCAGCCTGCGGCCCACGGCGGATGGGGCGGTGACCCTCCACTGCGACCGCGCGGACCTCCCGACCGATGGCAACAATCTGATCGTCAAGGCGGCCGAGTTGATCAAGCAACGGGTTGGTTTGCCGGAGCTGGGCGTGGCCATGGTCTTGACCAAGCGCATCCCGATTGGCGCGGGTCTAGCGGGGGGCTCCAGCAACGGTGCGGCGGCCCTGGTGGGTCTGAACACCCTCTGGGGCTGTGGTTTTAGCAGCGCCCAGCTGGCGGCCATGGCCGCTGAGCTCGGCTCGGACATGCCCTTTTGCATCGATGGCGGGACCCAGCTCTGCTTTGGCCGAGGTGAGGTCCTCGAATCTGCCGCTTTGGCCCAGCCGCCCACCTTGGGGGTGCTGCTGATCAAGCACCCCGACTCCAGCGTCTCGACCCCGTGGGCCTACAAACAGTGCCGTGACCAGTTCGGGGCGGATTACCTCTCGGGTGAGGAGGCCTTTGAGCAGCGCCGTCAGGCCCTGCGTCAGGCCACCTTGCTCCAGGCCTTGAGCGGCAATGGTCCGCTTCCCGCCATTCGCAACGACCTGCAGAAGGTGGTGGAGCCTGAGGTGACCAGCGTTCGCGGGGGCCTCTCGATCCTGCGGCGGGCCAACGGGGCGTTGGCGGTGGCCATGAGCGGTTCGGGGCCAAGCCTGTTCGCGGTGTTCCCCGATCGAGGGGGGGCGGAAGCGGCCCAGAACCAGCTGGCTGACGATCTGGCGGCCGGGGGGTTCGAGTCCTGGGTCTGCTGCTGCACGGGCTCTGGTGCCACGCTGGTCTGA
- a CDS encoding pentapeptide repeat-containing protein yields the protein MRRFFRALLRSALLALLLVSAALLPAQPAQAAMDYAKQVLIGHDFAGVDLHGATFNLTNLREADFQGADLRGASLYGAKLQDANLSGADLSDATLDSAVLDGTDLRNAVLENAFAFNTRFKDVLIEGADFTNVPFRGDVLKTLCASASGTNPVTGRATKDTLECS from the coding sequence ATGCGTCGCTTCTTCCGAGCACTGCTGCGCTCCGCGCTGCTGGCCCTGCTGCTGGTCAGTGCGGCGCTCCTACCGGCCCAACCCGCGCAGGCGGCCATGGACTACGCCAAGCAGGTGCTGATCGGCCATGACTTTGCAGGCGTGGACCTGCACGGCGCCACCTTCAACCTGACAAACCTGCGGGAAGCCGATTTCCAAGGGGCCGACCTGCGTGGCGCCAGCCTCTACGGGGCCAAGCTCCAGGACGCCAACCTCTCGGGCGCCGACCTGAGTGACGCCACCCTCGATTCCGCCGTCCTCGATGGAACGGACCTGCGCAATGCGGTGCTGGAGAACGCCTTCGCCTTCAACACGCGCTTTAAGGATGTTCTGATCGAAGGCGCGGACTTCACCAACGTGCCGTTCCGCGGCGACGTCCTGAAAACCCTCTGCGCCAGCGCCAGCGGCACGAACCCCGTCACCGGTCGCGCCACCAAAGACACCCTTGAGTGCAGCTGA